Proteins found in one Maridesulfovibrio sp. genomic segment:
- the pal gene encoding peptidoglycan-associated lipoprotein Pal, which produces MRARAIILSVVFILVAGLGTGCSKKHVESSPASPAVEERMTDQQNKEQAKAEEQARLEREKALQEQALEDERKEAAAKKEFKEAIVELGNMVHFDFDSFEIKPEYRPLLQQKAEILKKLDNVTMVIEGYCDERGTEEYNLALGERRARAAYEFLILLGVSPERLSIVSFGEEEPLDPGHNETAWAKNRRDQFRLSY; this is translated from the coding sequence ATGAGAGCTAGAGCGATAATTTTAAGTGTAGTATTCATTTTGGTTGCCGGGCTGGGTACCGGTTGTTCCAAAAAACATGTTGAGTCTTCCCCCGCCAGCCCTGCTGTAGAGGAGAGAATGACTGACCAGCAAAACAAGGAACAGGCAAAAGCTGAAGAACAAGCGCGTCTGGAACGCGAAAAAGCTCTTCAGGAACAAGCCCTTGAAGATGAGCGCAAAGAAGCCGCTGCTAAAAAAGAATTCAAGGAAGCCATTGTAGAGCTTGGTAATATGGTGCATTTTGATTTTGATTCTTTTGAAATCAAGCCCGAATACCGCCCTCTGTTGCAGCAGAAAGCAGAAATATTGAAGAAGCTGGATAATGTTACCATGGTCATTGAAGGGTACTGTGATGAGCGTGGTACTGAAGAATACAACCTGGCACTCGGTGAACGACGTGCCCGCGCAGCTTATGAATTTCTCATCCTTTTAGGTGTATCTCCTGAAAGACTGAGCATTGTAAGCTTTGGCGAAGAAGAACCTCTTGACCCGGGGCATAATGAAACAGCATGGGCCAAGAATAGAAGAGATCAGTTCCGTCTGAGCTACTAA
- a CDS encoding phosphatidylglycerophosphatase A produces the protein MKKFNINYTHVATLGPVGHLPKAPGTWGSAAALITAPFLFLPFHLPVRILILGLIFYFGAKASTAAEKQLGKKDPGCVVIDELLGQWLVFLPFPAVVTWHLLLGFVLFRIFDITKPFPIKQSEKWLKDGGGVMIDDAFAGLYAMFFLWLIRYLT, from the coding sequence ATGAAAAAATTCAACATTAACTATACGCATGTGGCGACTCTGGGACCAGTGGGACACCTGCCCAAAGCCCCCGGAACATGGGGTTCCGCCGCTGCTCTAATTACCGCACCGTTTTTGTTTCTTCCTTTTCACCTCCCGGTCAGAATTCTGATTCTGGGCTTGATCTTTTACTTCGGAGCCAAGGCAAGCACAGCAGCGGAAAAGCAGCTGGGTAAAAAAGATCCCGGCTGTGTCGTTATTGATGAGTTGCTGGGCCAGTGGCTGGTCTTTCTGCCCTTCCCGGCAGTCGTAACATGGCACCTTCTCCTGGGTTTTGTCCTTTTCAGAATTTTTGATATCACCAAACCATTCCCCATCAAACAATCGGAAAAATGGCTCAAGGACGGTGGAGGCGTTATGATTGATGATGCTTTCGCGGGTCTTTACGCTATGTTTTTCCTCTGGCTTATCCGTTATCTGACCTAA
- a CDS encoding phage regulatory CII family protein, with product MSYNTITKVIQDVVLEGNKPAKEVAQSIGKPYSTLLREINPFDNNAKLGATTLMEILKITKETGPLEFMAERIGYTLKPRMN from the coding sequence ATGAGCTACAATACAATCACCAAAGTAATTCAGGATGTTGTTCTTGAAGGAAATAAGCCAGCTAAAGAAGTGGCCCAGTCAATAGGAAAGCCATACTCTACCCTGCTTAGGGAAATAAATCCCTTTGATAATAACGCCAAGCTGGGAGCGACGACATTGATGGAGATACTCAAGATAACTAAAGAGACCGGCCCGCTGGAATTCATGGCTGAACGCATCGGTTACACCCTAAAGCCGCGTATGAATTAA
- a CDS encoding cyclase family protein yields the protein MKTIDLSHTIKDGMPVFPGTEAPQIEDVFTHDTHGFWEHRLTLFSHIGTHIDAPAHMIKGAGTLDNMSIDSFIGPAICVDCTHKDVTDPHITIDDLIPYESELSESDFVILNTGWYRNWGNQKYFTHYPALTEAAAQWLVEFKLKGVGVDVISIDSAESGSYEVHKTLLEQGTIAIENLTDLHLIPTEGFLFSCLPLKFDNADGSPVRAIAICT from the coding sequence ATGAAGACAATTGATCTCTCGCATACAATAAAAGACGGCATGCCTGTATTTCCGGGAACGGAAGCACCACAAATTGAAGATGTGTTTACCCATGATACTCACGGGTTCTGGGAACATAGACTGACTCTTTTTTCGCATATCGGCACCCATATTGATGCCCCTGCACATATGATAAAAGGAGCCGGAACCCTCGACAACATGAGTATCGATAGTTTTATCGGTCCGGCTATATGCGTCGACTGCACCCATAAAGATGTAACAGATCCTCATATAACCATAGATGACCTGATTCCTTACGAATCTGAACTCAGTGAGAGTGATTTTGTCATCCTTAATACCGGCTGGTACAGGAATTGGGGAAATCAAAAATACTTTACCCACTACCCGGCTTTAACGGAAGCAGCCGCACAATGGCTGGTTGAGTTCAAACTCAAAGGAGTAGGCGTTGATGTCATCTCGATAGATTCTGCTGAATCAGGCAGCTACGAAGTTCACAAGACACTGCTCGAACAGGGGACCATTGCTATTGAAAATCTTACCGACCTCCACCTGATTCCCACCGAGGGATTCCTCTTTTCCTGCCTGCCCTTGAAATTTGATAATGCTGACGGTTCTCCTGTCCGTGCAATTGCCATTTGCACGTAG
- a CDS encoding transporter substrate-binding domain-containing protein — MRISAIYLSIAVFFVAVLSISTGYAENLRVMLHCGSFPPYYFVDDKVNTGIVKDIFNAFAAETGDTIEFVRCPFNRSQYEFERGKIDIEPMSNPKWRQFSKVPGVYSKSFAVSDSIVLFARDAVVSTASPEKLLGKVIGTVRGYYYPVFSPYFEDGRMVSHMLENENKLIELLLAGRLDQALMNKDFALYQIKNRNLGDRLIVSKPYDSLDMMIRFHPSKKDAVPRFNKAIDKLLSDGTIKKIYDSYR; from the coding sequence ATGAGAATTTCCGCTATTTATTTGAGTATAGCCGTATTTTTTGTTGCAGTTTTATCTATTAGCACTGGGTATGCAGAAAATTTACGCGTAATGCTTCACTGCGGATCATTTCCCCCGTACTACTTTGTAGATGACAAAGTGAACACGGGTATCGTTAAAGATATATTTAATGCTTTTGCAGCAGAAACAGGTGATACCATCGAATTTGTCCGTTGTCCTTTCAATCGCTCCCAATATGAATTCGAGCGTGGCAAAATTGATATCGAACCTATGTCAAACCCAAAATGGAGGCAGTTTTCCAAAGTGCCGGGGGTTTATAGTAAATCGTTTGCGGTTTCCGATTCCATTGTCCTTTTTGCTCGTGATGCCGTTGTTTCCACTGCTTCGCCCGAGAAGTTGCTGGGTAAGGTAATAGGTACAGTGCGTGGCTATTATTATCCGGTGTTCAGTCCCTATTTTGAAGATGGGCGTATGGTTTCACATATGTTGGAAAATGAGAATAAATTGATCGAGCTTTTACTTGCAGGACGCCTTGATCAAGCATTGATGAACAAAGATTTTGCCTTATACCAGATAAAGAATCGCAATCTCGGCGATCGTCTTATTGTAAGTAAGCCCTATGATTCCCTTGATATGATGATCCGTTTTCACCCCAGCAAAAAGGATGCAGTTCCGCGTTTTAACAAGGCTATTGATAAACTGCTTAGCGATGGCACGATCAAGAAAATTTATGACAGTTATCGTTAG
- a CDS encoding glycosyltransferase has protein sequence MNIAFVNSTHKWGGVKSWVIGFAEQLKLRGNNVYIWGRQPAFIEKSRDKAGHGEKVWFGPDFNPVAILKFIYEFKVKKIEAVIINVGKDLTTAGIAAKILGIPLIQRIGLPEDIPYTKKVDFLHNWIKPHFLCPCEYIRNGFVDSLPYVKREDTEVVLNGKNCTEHKLSLNQPLTFICTSQLNKGKGHEDVLNALSKLRFDFKCIIVGTGNIEKELHEQCESLGLSEKVEWVGFTKDVPEYLRKADVFVLPSYFEGLPNTLLEAMSEGLLPIARDVGGICEVWPEDFTDFLLPFKSGPAEFETAFENVLNMSAEEILKAKEMSRQNCKEQFLLSGKAEELENWLLRDVIRK, from the coding sequence ATGAATATCGCGTTTGTTAATTCAACCCATAAATGGGGTGGTGTAAAATCATGGGTTATAGGCTTTGCAGAACAGCTTAAGCTTCGTGGGAATAATGTCTATATCTGGGGCAGACAGCCTGCGTTTATAGAGAAAAGCAGAGATAAAGCCGGACATGGTGAGAAGGTCTGGTTCGGCCCGGATTTTAATCCTGTTGCGATTTTGAAGTTCATTTATGAATTTAAAGTCAAGAAAATTGAAGCCGTGATTATCAATGTCGGCAAAGATTTAACCACCGCCGGTATTGCCGCAAAAATTTTAGGTATCCCATTAATCCAAAGAATCGGGTTGCCGGAAGACATTCCTTATACCAAGAAAGTTGACTTTCTGCATAACTGGATCAAGCCGCATTTTTTGTGTCCTTGCGAGTACATTCGTAATGGTTTTGTGGACAGTCTGCCTTATGTAAAAAGAGAAGATACTGAAGTTGTTCTGAACGGCAAAAATTGTACTGAACATAAATTATCCTTGAATCAACCGCTTACATTCATATGCACTTCCCAGTTGAACAAGGGAAAAGGGCATGAGGACGTGCTTAATGCACTTTCTAAGCTCCGTTTTGACTTTAAGTGTATCATTGTCGGTACCGGAAATATTGAGAAGGAACTGCATGAGCAGTGTGAATCGTTAGGTTTGTCTGAAAAGGTAGAGTGGGTTGGTTTTACAAAGGATGTACCTGAATATCTTCGTAAAGCCGATGTATTCGTTCTGCCGTCTTACTTTGAAGGTTTACCGAATACCTTACTGGAAGCCATGTCGGAAGGATTGCTCCCTATTGCAAGAGATGTGGGGGGCATCTGTGAAGTTTGGCCTGAAGACTTTACGGATTTTCTCTTGCCGTTCAAATCCGGTCCTGCTGAGTTTGAAACCGCTTTTGAAAATGTTCTAAATATGTCAGCTGAAGAGATACTTAAAGCCAAAGAAATGTCCCGCCAGAATTGTAAAGAGCAGTTTTTACTTTCCGGCAAAGCCGAGGAGTTGGAAAATTGGCTTTTACGTGATGTGATTCGTAAGTAA
- a CDS encoding glycosyltransferase, with protein MCSGLSIIIPAYNMEKWLPVALESCLDQSDPDIEVIVVNDGSPDSCGEIAEYYAAQDSRVQAIHQENKGVGPSREAGQGLATKKYIHFLDADDLLTRHAVRDMVGLAEKDGVDLVCGNAVLFSDINMNTRRYFPHKAASGLRFAKSPSHWKSKVAWRWVMNTDFIRKHDFKHLPYKVGQDVLFMYQALTKVDRFSQCGSQFYYFRQDHKSVNMTLDTMFNHQFPHFVNAKQILMDAAMPGPLVKYLNENFFRDVKNIMPSLHGDNAHWRRQLIKSGFEIFEGLDPALFKEKIPEGAFVQEAAEPLFLAFIAGDEEKVNTELDRWVGGSGRKKNVEKNKGLHAIRRRIKSAFRPTSIKVRHRLRELEKRAADRRG; from the coding sequence ATGTGTTCCGGTCTAAGTATAATTATTCCTGCTTACAATATGGAAAAATGGTTGCCAGTGGCATTAGAGTCATGTCTGGATCAGAGTGATCCAGATATCGAAGTTATTGTTGTTAACGACGGCTCTCCTGACAGCTGTGGGGAAATAGCTGAATATTACGCTGCACAGGATTCCCGTGTACAGGCCATTCATCAGGAAAATAAAGGAGTTGGGCCTTCGCGTGAGGCAGGGCAGGGACTCGCAACTAAGAAATATATACATTTTCTTGATGCGGATGATCTTCTTACCCGTCACGCAGTGCGTGATATGGTTGGTCTTGCCGAAAAAGATGGAGTAGACCTTGTCTGTGGAAATGCTGTGCTTTTTTCTGATATTAATATGAATACAAGACGTTATTTTCCACATAAGGCTGCGTCGGGGTTGCGGTTTGCGAAGAGTCCCAGCCATTGGAAGAGCAAGGTCGCGTGGCGCTGGGTAATGAATACAGATTTCATCCGTAAGCATGATTTTAAACATCTCCCATACAAAGTAGGGCAGGATGTTTTATTCATGTATCAAGCCCTAACCAAGGTGGATAGGTTTTCACAATGCGGCAGTCAGTTTTATTACTTCAGGCAGGATCATAAGTCTGTAAATATGACTTTGGACACGATGTTTAATCATCAGTTTCCCCACTTCGTAAATGCGAAACAAATTTTGATGGATGCGGCAATGCCCGGTCCGCTAGTCAAATACCTGAATGAGAATTTTTTTCGTGATGTTAAAAATATTATGCCCAGCCTGCACGGGGATAATGCTCATTGGCGTCGTCAACTGATCAAAAGTGGCTTTGAGATTTTTGAAGGGCTTGACCCAGCTTTGTTTAAAGAGAAGATTCCAGAGGGAGCTTTTGTTCAGGAGGCTGCGGAGCCTTTGTTTCTTGCCTTTATTGCAGGGGATGAAGAAAAGGTGAATACCGAGTTGGACCGTTGGGTAGGAGGAAGCGGCAGGAAAAAGAATGTGGAGAAGAATAAAGGCTTACACGCAATCCGACGACGCATTAAATCTGCCTTTAGGCCTACTTCCATAAAAGTTCGCCATCGACTGCGCGAACTTGAGAAGAGAGCTGCGGATAGGCGTGGATAG